The sequence CGCCTTCCCTCCTTAAGGAGGGTCGCCGCCCGCTCCCGGTAGGCGAGGAGGGTCCCGTGCCACTCGTCCGCCGGGTGCACGTGGGGCAAGACCGCCTCCGCCCGGGCCAGGATCTCCTCGGGGGAGCGGTAGCCCAGCTGGGCCAGGGTGTCCACCACCATCTCCTGGGCCCCCACCCACTCCCGGCTGCCCTCCTCCGCCCGCTCCGCCGCCAGGCGGTAGTGGGCCAGGGCCTCCTCCAGCTGCATAAGGTCGTAGGCGATGTGGCCCAGGATGAGCTCCCCGGAGGCCTCGGCCCCCAGGCGCACCGCCTCCCGGGCCGCCGCCTCGGCCTCCCCGTAGCGCCCCTGGCGGTAGAGGGCTTCCGCCAGGTCCGCCAGAGCCTGGCCCAGGTAGGGGTAGTCCTCCTCCCGGAGGAGCTCCCTTAGGTAGCCTTCGGCCTCCACGTAGGCCCCCTGGTCCAACGCCGCCACCCCCAGCTCGTGGAGGACGTAGGGCCGCTCCGAGGCCTCGGCCCGCAGGAGGGCTTCGCGGTAGGCCTCCACCGCCTCGGCGTAGCGCCCAAGCTGCAACAGGGCCTGACCCGCCACCATGGGGGTACCGTAGGCCTTGTGGCCGCTTTCCTCCTCCTTCTCCAGGGCCTTCCTGGCCTCCTCCAGGGCCCGGTTGGGGTTCCCCAGGAGGAGGTGGGCCCGGGCCAGGAGGTAGTGGCGGGTGGCGGCGTCCTCGGGGCTCTCCTCCCCCAGGGCGGCCGCTTCCTCCAAAGCCTTAAGGGCCCGCTCTCCTTCCCCCGCCTCCACCCACATGGCGGCGGCGTCCAGAAGGAGCCAGTAGCGCTCCAGCCCCAGGGCGATCCCCGCCCCCTCCTCGTAGGCCGAGGCGGCCTCCCGGTGGCGGCCCAGCCGCTCCAGGGCCCTTCCCTTAAGCGCCTCCGCCCGCCAGGCCAGAAAGGCGGGAAGGCCGGGCCTCAGGGTCTTCAACGCCTCCTCCAACCTCCCCAGGTAGAAGAGGGCCTGGGCCTGGTGGTAGCGGGCCCGGGGGTCCTCGGTGGGGAGGAAGAGGGGGAGCACCTCCGCCTCCGGGCGCCCCTCCAGGGCCAGAAGCTCCCCCAGGAGGGCCCGGTAGAGGGGGTGGAACTCCAGCTCGCCCAGCTCGTAGGCCTCCTCCAGAGCCCGGTGGGCCTTCTCCAGCCCCTCCTCCCCGTAGAGGCTGTAGACCTCCGCCAGCAGAAGGAGGGCCTCCCTGGCCTCCTCCTTGCGGCCGAAGAGGGCTTTCCGGGTGAGGCGCTCTATGGCGCTGTCGTAATCCCCCTGGTGCAGGGCCTCGAGGACCCCCCTCATCGCCCCTACTATACCCCTTCGGCACCCCAAACTCCTGACCCGGCCCTGACACAAACCGGGCTAGACTGAAGGCGTGGCCACGGTGCTCCTGGTGGAGGACGAGCCCGCGGTCCGCCTGGGGGTGCGCCTGGCCCTGGAACGGGCGGGGCACCGCGTCCTCGAGGCCCCCACCGCCGGGGAGGCCTGGCCCCTCCTCAAGGAGGCGGAGGCGGTGATCCTGGACTGGGTGCTCCCCGACGAACCGGGCACCCGGCTCCTGGAAAGGATGCGCCAGGGCCCCTACCCCAACCTTCCCGTCCTCATGCTCACCGCCCGGGCCGAGGTGCGGGACCGGGTGGAGGGGCTTTCCCGGGGGGCCGACGACTACCTGGCCAAGCCCTTCGCCACGGAGGAACTCCTGGCTCGCCTCGAGGCCCTGCTGCGCCGGGCAGGGAGGCGGAAGCTCCTGAAGCGGGGCCCCCTCCTCCTAGACCTGGAGCGCAGGGAGGCCACCCTGGAGGGGAGGCCCCTCCCCTTAAGCCGGCGGGAGTTCGCCCTCCTCGCCTTCCTGGCGGAACGCCCGGGAAGGGTCTACACCCGGGAGGAGCTTCTGGAGGCCGTATGGGGGCAGGACTACCTCGGCACCCCCAGGACCGTGGACCAGCACATCCTGCAGCTCCGGGAAAAGCTCCGGGAAGACCCCAAGGCCCCCCGCTTTCTGGAGACGGTGCGAGGCGTGGGCTACCGCTTCCGGGAGGGGGCATGAAGGCCCTGGCCGAGGCCTGGGAGGAGGCCCTCGAGGGCCTGGTGGCCCACGAAGACCGCCACGTGGTCTACCTGAACCCCGCGGCGGCCAGGTTGCTCGGGGTGGCCCGGGAGAAGGTGATGGGCCGCCCCCTGCTCCTCGCCCTCAGGGATCACCGCCTCGAGGCCCTGGCCCTCCACGGGGGGGAAAGGCTTCTGGAGGTGCGGGACCGCCTCCTCCGGGTCAAGGCCCTTCCCGGGAGGCTCTACCTCCTGGACGAGAGCGAGGCCCAAAGGCGCCTCAGAACCCTGGAGGAGGCGGCGGAGACCCTGGCCCACGAGCTCCGGACCCCCCTCGCGGGGATGGGTCCCCTCCTGGAGGCCCTAACCCCCAGGACCCCGCAGGAAAAGGAGGTCCTGGCCCTCCTGCGGGCCGAGGTGGCCCGGCTCTCCCGCCTGGCGGAGGGCCTCTCCCCCGTCCGCCCCGGGCCCAGGCGTCCCGTGGTCCTCCTGGAGCTTTGGGGGCGCCTGGAGAGGCTCCTAGGGGAGAGGCTAAAGGGAAAGGAGGTGGAGGTCCACCTCCCCCACACCCTCGCCACCGACCCCGAGGCCCTCTTCCAGATCCTCTTGAACCTGCTGGACAACGCCCTCAAGTACGGCCGGGACCCCATCCGCCTCCTTTCGCGGCAGGAGGGGCCAAGGCTTGGCCTCGAGGTGCGGGACCGGGGAGGGGCGCTTCCCGACTACGAGGCCCTGTTCCTGCCGGGAAGGCGGGGCGTGGCCGAGGGGCGGGGCCAGGGGCTCGGCCTCTACCTGGTGCGCCGCCTGGCAAGGGCCCTGGGCGGGGAGGCCTACGCCCGGCGGGAAGGGGAGGAAAACGTCTTCGGCGTGAGCCTTCCCCTAGACTGAAGGCAGGGGGTCGTATGCGCGAAGCGTTGGACAAAGCCTTGAACCAACTGGTAGAGGAAAGCCTCCGGATGCTCTCCTTGGTGCGGCAGATGACCCAGGAGGCCACGGAGGCCTTGGTGGAGGGGGACCGGGCCAAAGCGGAGGAGGTGATCTCCCGGGACAAGGAGGTGGACGCCCTGGAGCTTAAAATTGAGAACCAGGCCATCGCCGTCATTGCCCGGCACCAGCCCGTGGCCTCGGACCTCCGCCTCATCTTCACCATCATCAAGGCCCTCACCGACCTGGAGCGCTCCGGGGACTACGCCGTGCACGTGGCCGAGGACGCCCTCTTCCTCTCCCAGGAGCCCCCGCTCAAGCGCTACGTCACCCTGCCCGAGATGGGGCGGCGGCTTCTCGCCATGATGGACATCCTGGGCAAGGCCGTGGCGGAGCGGGACGCGGAGCTTGCCCGCCAGGTTCTGGCCATGGACGACCAGGTGGACGGCCTCTACGAGGAGGTGACCCGGGAGCTCGTCACCTACATGATGGAGGACCCCCGTACCCTCACCAAGGCCCTGACCCTCATGCGGGTGGCCCGGAGCTACGAAAGGCTCGGGGACCACCTGGAGAACATCGCCGAAAGGGTCATCTACTGGCTCACCGGGGAGGTATACAAGGCCCCGGAGGACGTTGACTAGGCTACTCCGCCTCCGCCTCCTCCGCCCCCTGGCGGCGGCCCGCCTTCCACTCCAGGCCAGCACAGATGAAGTCCAGAAGGTCTCCGTCCAGGACGTTCTGCGGGTCAAAGCGCATGAGACCGGTGCGGTGGTCCTTCACGTACTGCTTGTCCAGGACGTAGCTCCGGATCTGGCTCCCCCACTCTATGGGCCGTACCTCGCCCCGGAGCTTCTGGAGCTCCTCCTGCTTCCTCCGCCACTCCAGCTCAAAAAGCCTGGAGCGGAGGACCTTCATGGCCAGCTCCTTGTTCTTGATCTGGCTCCTCGTGGTCTGGCAGGTGACGGTGATGCCCGTGGGCAGGTGGACGATGCGCACCGCCGAGTCCGTGGTGTTCACCCCTTGGCCCCCGTGGCCCTGGGAGCGGAAGACGTCTATGCGCAGGTCCTCGGGCCGGATCACCACCTCCACGGTGTCGTCCACCTCGGGCATGACCTCCACCCCGGCGAAGGAGGTGTGGCGGCGGCCCGAGGCGTCAAAGGGGGAGGGGCGCACCAGGCGGTGGACCCCCGCCTCGGGGGAAAGGAGGCCGTAGGCGTTTTCCCCCTTGATGAGGATCTGGGCGTAGTCCAGACCCGCCTCGGGCCCGGGCTTCAGGTCCACCACCTCCACCTCAAAGCCCTGCCGCTCGGCGAAGCGGGTGTACATCCGGAATAGCATCTCCGCCCAGTCGCAGGCCTCGGTGCCCCCGGCCCCGGGCTGGATGGTCAGGATGGCGTTCTTCTCGGCGTGGGGGAAGGTGAGGAGGGTCTCGTGGTAGAGGGCTTCCAGCTTCCTCGAGGCCTCCTCCAGCTCGGGCCTCAAGGCCTCCCGCTCCTCGGCCGGAAACTCCTCGTAAAGCTCCAGAAGCCCCTGGAGGTCGCTTTCCAGGGAGCGGAAGGTGTCCACGGTGCGCCGGAGGCGGGCGGCCTCCCGGCTTACCTTGCGGGCCTCCTCCGGGTCCTGCCAGAGGGCAGGGTCCTCCAGCCTCCGGTCCAGTTCCTTAAGGCGGGCCTCCTTCCCGGGGATGTCAAAGATACCCCCGGAGGCCGGCCAGGCGTTCGCGCAAGAGCTCCAGGTCCATACCGCCCCCAGTATAGGGAAGTGCGAGGTGCGATACAAGCACCCTTACGTCTAATAGGCTAAAGATGTATGATAATTATGCTATGGAGTTGGAGAAGCTGGCCGCCAACCTGCAAGAGGCCTACCCCCAGGGCCTGCCGGGGGAGCGGGAGGCCCTGGTGACCCTCTTGCTGCAGCGGGGCCTGCCCCGGCCGGAGGCCCAGGGCTACGCCCACTTCCTTCCGGGCGAAAGGCCCCGCTGGGCCTTCACCCGCCGCCCCGTGGACCTCAAGGCCCTCATGCGGGCCCTGGACCAGGAATACCCCGAGTTCGTTGGGGAGGGGGACGAGGAGGAAGAGGCCCTGGCCTTCCTTGCCCTCCGCCTCGAGGGGGACCGCCAGGTGGCCAAGGAGGTGCTCGATGCCCTCCGGGCCGCGGGCTACGTGGAAAAGGCCTACCGCCCCGAGCGGGTGCGGGACCGCCTCCTGTTCCGCTTCCCCGAGGCCCTGCGCCTCTACGCCTAGGCGCGCGGGCTCAGTCCGCCGCCAGGGCCAAGGAGGTCTCCTCCAGACTTACCCTGGCCCCCAAGGCCTGGAGGCGCTCCCCCAGATCCTCGTAGCCCCGCTCCAAGAAGTACACCCCCTCAATCTCGGACACCCCTTCCGCGCTCAAGGCGGCCACCACCAAGCTCCCTCCAGCCCGGATGTCCAGGGCCTTCACTTGGGCCCCGCGCAGGCGCTTCCCGCTGATCAAGAGGGTCCGGTCCCGTAGGTAGAGCTCCGCCCCCATCCTCGCCAGCTCCCCCACATGGGTGAAGCGGTCGGGGTAGACCCGATCGGTCACCGTGCTCTGGCCGGGGACCGTGGCTAGGTAGGCGGTGACGATGGGCTGGAGGTCCGTGGGGAAGCCGGGGTACTCCCGGGCCTCCACGTGGAAGGGCTCGGGGTCCGGGGTGGCGGTGAAGCGCACCCAGTCCTGGCCTACCTCCACCCGGTGGCCGGCCTGGCGCAGCTTGTCCAGGAGGGCATCCAGGTGGTCCGGGCGCACCTCGCTTAAGGTGAGCTCCCCCCGGGTTGCCGCCGCGGCCAGGAGGTAGGTGCCCGCCTCAATCCGATCCGGGATGATCCGGTAGGTACCCCCACCGAGGCGCTCCGCCCCCCTCACGTGCAGGATGGCGCTCCCCAGGCCCCGCACCTCCACGCCCAGCATCCGGAGGAACCGGCCCAGGTCCTCCACCTCGGGTTCCATGGCCGCCTGAACCAAGGTGGCCTCGCCCCCCAGGGCCACGGCCAACATGGCCTGCTCCGTGCCCCCCACCGTGGGCAGGTCAAAGACCACGCGCCCCGAGAGGGGGCGGACCCTCCGCGCGTAGAAGGTTCCTTCCTCCTCCACCACCTCGGCCCCCAGGGCCCTCAGGGCCTTCACGTGCTGGTCCACGGGCCGAACCCCGAAGGCGCAACCCCCCGGAAGGGAGATCCGCCCCTCCCCTACCCGGGCGAGAAGGGCCCCCCACACGATGAAGCTGGCCCGCATCTGGCCCACGAGCTCGTAGGGGGCGTGGGCGCTTTGGATCTCTGGGGTGTGGAGGTGGAGGGTACGCCCTTCCCAGGCGTACCGGGTACCCAGGTGGGCGAGGAGCTCCAGCATCACCTCCACGTCCCTGAGCCTGGGCACCTCCACCAGGGTGATGGGCTCAGGGGTCAGGAGGCTTGCAGCCAGGATGGGCAAGGCGGCGTTCTTGGCAGGGTAGACCCGGAGTTC is a genomic window of Thermus islandicus DSM 21543 containing:
- a CDS encoding tetratricopeptide repeat protein, with protein sequence MRGVLEALHQGDYDSAIERLTRKALFGRKEEAREALLLLAEVYSLYGEEGLEKAHRALEEAYELGELEFHPLYRALLGELLALEGRPEAEVLPLFLPTEDPRARYHQAQALFYLGRLEEALKTLRPGLPAFLAWRAEALKGRALERLGRHREAASAYEEGAGIALGLERYWLLLDAAAMWVEAGEGERALKALEEAAALGEESPEDAATRHYLLARAHLLLGNPNRALEEARKALEKEEESGHKAYGTPMVAGQALLQLGRYAEAVEAYREALLRAEASERPYVLHELGVAALDQGAYVEAEGYLRELLREEDYPYLGQALADLAEALYRQGRYGEAEAAAREAVRLGAEASGELILGHIAYDLMQLEEALAHYRLAAERAEEGSREWVGAQEMVVDTLAQLGYRSPEEILARAEAVLPHVHPADEWHGTLLAYRERAATLLKEGRRPN
- a CDS encoding response regulator transcription factor; the encoded protein is MATVLLVEDEPAVRLGVRLALERAGHRVLEAPTAGEAWPLLKEAEAVILDWVLPDEPGTRLLERMRQGPYPNLPVLMLTARAEVRDRVEGLSRGADDYLAKPFATEELLARLEALLRRAGRRKLLKRGPLLLDLERREATLEGRPLPLSRREFALLAFLAERPGRVYTREELLEAVWGQDYLGTPRTVDQHILQLREKLREDPKAPRFLETVRGVGYRFREGA
- a CDS encoding sensor histidine kinase, yielding MKALAEAWEEALEGLVAHEDRHVVYLNPAAARLLGVAREKVMGRPLLLALRDHRLEALALHGGERLLEVRDRLLRVKALPGRLYLLDESEAQRRLRTLEEAAETLAHELRTPLAGMGPLLEALTPRTPQEKEVLALLRAEVARLSRLAEGLSPVRPGPRRPVVLLELWGRLERLLGERLKGKEVEVHLPHTLATDPEALFQILLNLLDNALKYGRDPIRLLSRQEGPRLGLEVRDRGGALPDYEALFLPGRRGVAEGRGQGLGLYLVRRLARALGGEAYARREGEENVFGVSLPLD
- the phoU gene encoding phosphate signaling complex protein PhoU, with amino-acid sequence MREALDKALNQLVEESLRMLSLVRQMTQEATEALVEGDRAKAEEVISRDKEVDALELKIENQAIAVIARHQPVASDLRLIFTIIKALTDLERSGDYAVHVAEDALFLSQEPPLKRYVTLPEMGRRLLAMMDILGKAVAERDAELARQVLAMDDQVDGLYEEVTRELVTYMMEDPRTLTKALTLMRVARSYERLGDHLENIAERVIYWLTGEVYKAPEDVD
- the prfB gene encoding peptide chain release factor 2 (programmed frameshift), whose protein sequence is MDLELLRERLAGLRGYLDIPGKEARLKELDRRLEDPALWQDPEEARKVSREAARLRRTVDTFRSLESDLQGLLELYEEFPAEEREALRPELEEASRKLEALYHETLLTFPHAEKNAILTIQPGAGGTEACDWAEMLFRMYTRFAERQGFEVEVVDLKPGPEAGLDYAQILIKGENAYGLLSPEAGVHRLVRPSPFDASGRRHTSFAGVEVMPEVDDTVEVVIRPEDLRIDVFRSQGHGGQGVNTTDSAVRIVHLPTGITVTCQTTRSQIKNKELAMKVLRSRLFELEWRRKQEELQKLRGEVRPIEWGSQIRSYVLDKQYVKDHRTGLMRFDPQNVLDGDLLDFICAGLEWKAGRRQGAEEAEAE
- the murA gene encoding UDP-N-acetylglucosamine 1-carboxyvinyltransferase; translated protein: MMPTDPGKGTRRILRVEGGLPLSGELRVYPAKNAALPILAASLLTPEPITLVEVPRLRDVEVMLELLAHLGTRYAWEGRTLHLHTPEIQSAHAPYELVGQMRASFIVWGALLARVGEGRISLPGGCAFGVRPVDQHVKALRALGAEVVEEEGTFYARRVRPLSGRVVFDLPTVGGTEQAMLAVALGGEATLVQAAMEPEVEDLGRFLRMLGVEVRGLGSAILHVRGAERLGGGTYRIIPDRIEAGTYLLAAAATRGELTLSEVRPDHLDALLDKLRQAGHRVEVGQDWVRFTATPDPEPFHVEAREYPGFPTDLQPIVTAYLATVPGQSTVTDRVYPDRFTHVGELARMGAELYLRDRTLLISGKRLRGAQVKALDIRAGGSLVVAALSAEGVSEIEGVYFLERGYEDLGERLQALGARVSLEETSLALAAD